One Primulina eburnea isolate SZY01 chromosome 4, ASM2296580v1, whole genome shotgun sequence genomic window, GACTCGAGTTGATCGAAGTTTGCAAGAGGGTTTGTTCCTCTCCTCCTCAGGCTCAACCATGGAACCCCACAAAAAGGTTAACTTTTTATGATTATTGTTTTACTGCGATATGCAGTGGATCTGCGTATCTGTTCTTGGTTTTGGGCTCTTCTTTTTATCGGAATGGAACCTGGGACTGTTTTATTCTTTTGCTTTTCTCTGGTCTCTGGTGTTGGCAGCTTTTGTTTGGTTTGAAATGTGAATTAATCTGAGAGGTGTCAGATCACAGTTGATGCATCATTTCCGTTGAACGTTGATCAACTCTAGACAGGGAAAATATGAAATGCCCTTCTTTGAATTACTCATCTGCTATGCAGAAAAAGTGAGAGAGACGTGATTTGGTCGAAAGACGGTGAGAGGTCAAACattaaattatttgtttttcaCGGTTCTCTACGTGTTATGCGACTAGTCGATAGAACTTTGTTCTCCATGAACGGAATTACCAGATATTATGGTGATTTTAGAAACATGTTATTTTTCCATGGTCCATTGGATTAAGCTATAATGACTTCCGTTGATTGCTTTCTGATGTTTGTTTTTCTAGACATAGAATGGAATTCGGAGAATGGGTTAACTAGCTTATGTGTTTGCTTTTAGTTTTTCTTTTCTGGAGATGAGACACCTTTGATTTGCGGAGTCTTGTTGTAATGAAGCATTCTCAACATCTTAAGATGGTTTTCCTTGTTCTGTTTTCTCTAATTATTTATtcattatatgtatatatttttggTAGAGCGTACTGGAAAAGGATTTCTTTACAGAGTATGGCGAGGCAAGTAGATATCATGTTCAAGAAGTTATTGGCAAAGGTAGTTATGGCATTGTAGCTTCTGCAGTTGATACCTATTCTGGAGAAAAAGTTGCCATTAAGAAGATCAATGATGTATTCGAGCATGTATCCGATGCCACGCGAATCCTCAGAGAAATCAAGCTCCTCCGGCTGCTCCGCCATCCGGACATTGTTGTGATTAAGCACGTCATGCTTCCTCCTTCTCGGAGAGAATTCCAAGATATTTATGTTATCTTTGAATTGATGGAATCTGACCTTCACCAAGTAATTAAGGCTAATGACGATCTAACCCCGGAACACTATCAATTTTTCTTGTACCAGCTCCTACGTGGCTTAAAATATATTCACGCAGGTTGTTTTCTACATCTACTCGTGAaatcttcattttcttcctaTTAATAAAACGACTGAATgacaaatacttgaggatgggGGGCAGATGAATGGTCTCGTAACACACGTTAATTCTTTGTCATTCAATTCTTATGAACGCAAATTTGAATGTGGCCATCCATCTACCTTTGTCATTCAATTCTATGAATGCAAAGTAAGTGAATAATCACTCGACTCTAAGTGGGTTGGCAAACACTAATTTCTAGAACCAGGAAGGAAACTTCACTCATgtacttgaaaaatatttttcttttgtcCAGCAAACGTGTTTCACCGAGATTTGAAGCCGAAGAATATTCTTGTCAATGCTGACTGTAAGTTGAAGATCTGTGATTTTGGGCTAGCCCGTGTCTCATTTAATGATGCCCCATCAGCCATATTCTGGACTGTAAGTCTGATTTAAATGAAGGTTATCATATATTACAGATTCTATTTTGACACGCAGTGTTGTACTTCTCTCGActgtattaaatttttttataaattttgaagGACTATGTTGCCACTCGGTGGTATCGAGCACCTGAATTATGCGGCTCCTTTTTCTCAAAAGTAAGCTGATCTCCCAACATACTCTTTTTTCAATTGCACACTGTCTGGTTAGTAATAGACACTATATCTAGTATGATCCGAAGGTCTTCACTAGTTTGTGAATGCTAATGATTGTTTTCGTAAACACTTAATGCATTTTTTCCAACACTCCTTAATTTTGACATGGCAACCAGGGATTTTATGCTTTAGAAAGCATTGAAGGATTAGTTTGTTTTAGGCCTTGATTGTATTAACTAGCATATACATTAAAATTCACATCCATTCACTTCTGTCTGTGTTCGTCTTATTGGGAATATCCTTCAACCAGACTTCACAGGTTACATAATAGAATAATAGTAGTAACTTGAAGTTAATTATAGGCTACATTATGATGGTACCTCATGCACCGATGAAGTCTAAAGTGTTATATAGGGTGAACATAGTCAGTGGCAGAGTTCGGATCTTTCATCTGTAGTTACAAGATAAGCCGTCAAGAATATTGATCAAATGTGTATATTTGCTGTCGAAAGTCAGGGCCATAGGGCATGAAGTAGCTTTTAATCACATGCTATGAATGTTACGCAATcagaatttggaaaaaaaaatttattcatgGGTTACACGATTTGTGCATACTACGCAAAATGGTTGCGGAATTTCTTTGTTTTCAGTACACCCCGGCTATTGATATCTGGAGCATTGGCTGCATATTTGCCGAGATGATTAATGGAAAACCATTGTTCCCTGGGAAAAATGTGGTCCACCAATTAGACTTAATTACCGATCTCCTTGGCTCGCCTCCTCCTGAATCTATTGCAAGGGTTAGATATTTAATCCCACTGCAtcgttttgattttattttcttctAAGCTTGCTCTATTTCCAAACAAATTATTCTGGATTGTTTAGTTAAGTTACTTTTGAGAAAATGTTATCGTTTCTCGAATCAATACGTTCCAAGGATCCACAATAAAATGTCAATTACCTTTGTATCAGAGCTTTTTTGCTATTAATATGGCAGATCAGAAATGAAAAGGCGAGGAGATATCTCAAAAACATGCACAAGAAGCAGCCTGTGCCATTTGTTGAGAAATTTCCCAATGCTGACCCTTTGGCCTTGCGTGTACTGGAACGTCTTGTTGCATTTGATCCTAAAGATAGACCAACTGCCGAAGAAGTAACTTCTAGTGATATCTTGTTTGTTACTATTATTTAACTCTTTagtgacatatatatatagacacacacatgAATGTATGTAATGTGAGAACACTTTGGATGACTATGCTTGCAGGCATTGGCAGATCCGTACTTTTGCGGGTTGGCAAATGCTGACCGGGAGCCATCAACTAAACCCATATCGAAGTTTGAATTTGAGTTTGAAAGGAGAAAATTGACAAAAGATGATGTTAGAGAGTTAATTTATCGAGAGGTTGGCCTTGTAACATGATAATAGCCTTGTGATTGCATGGTTCGTTGGACTTAAACTCCTTTATTAATCCCAAGTACTTTTATCTCAAGCAAACAGATACTAGAGTATCACCCTCAAATGCTACAAGAGTATCTTCGTGATGGAGATCAGAGTAGTGGCTTTATGTACCCAAGGTTAGGCCAATTGTAATGTGTGAACGACTTATTTTTTCACTCAGATAGTTCTTGTGATCCTTATGGTTGCAGAAGAAACTTTACTGCTTGTATTAGAAATCTACTTGTTCCTATTTTTTTATGCGAAGCACGAGACACTTTCTTTGGATTGGATACTGAATTTGTTTTCTCCAACTTTTGCTAGTGGTGTTGATCGATTCAAGAGACAGTTTGCGCATCTCGAGGAGCATTCCATTAAGGGTGGAAAAAGCTCTCATATCCTACGGCATCATGTTTCACTACCTAGGTATGTCTATGATAAGGATATGATACTTCCCTTGCAGTTGCAGATCAGAGgaattaaatgattaaatagACAAAAATCCCTACATTATCCCGTATTTCACTAAAATTAGAGAAATTTATTATGCTGGCCATATGCAAACAATGAATGTTAAATCCATATCCAACCCAAGTTACAATTTTTTCTTATAAACGTCGGACTAATGGCTAAAGAAAATTTCAAGTATTTTGAAAATTGTTGAGGCTCGGCCTTGGTGGTGGTGTCATCGGTCATGAATATCAACTATCTTTCAATGAGCTTTTGATAGTTGATTGTTTACATAAAATTTGAGACATAGATGAAGCCTGAAGAAATGCTGAAGATTGGGTTGCATCTACACATTTCTTATGATTGAAAAAGAACAAGGACAGAGAAAAATAATATTCCAATTGTGCTATAAATTAGAGTTAAATGCGTTTGACATTGCTGAAGAAGAAAGAAATATGAACCTATTTTATATCTGCTTGTTATGTGTTGCTCTGAGTTAAAATTGTTTCCACTGAGTGCAATTACTATCTAAATCCGCATTTTATGTTTAGAGAGCGTGTCCCTGCACCCAAGGATGATGCCAGTAAAGAGAATGATGGTGAAAATCAAGCTTCAGCTTCTGTCTCCCCAACACTTCATAGTCCTCCAACGGTAAATGAAAGTGAACAAAATGGACCAAACAAGGCAAATTACAGTGTTCGGAGCTTGTTGAAGAGTGCAAGTATCAGTGCTTCTAAATGTATAGGCGTCCAAGGAAAAAGAGAGACCGAGGTAGTTAACTCGCTCTTCATGGTCTCATGTTTTCGGTTGTAGCTTCCATGTTTCATCACTATTTTATGGTGAAATCTTTGTTACTTTTGTGGACTTGTGAAACCTGATAATCTTGATGCTAAGCTCAACTTAATTAATAGTGTAAGATCGACCTCTATCAAATGAAAATATAACTAACAATCAAGATCTTGAGCTCGTGGATGTGTTTGTGAGCTTCATAAGAAGCAAACAGGGTAGGCTGGTGAGTAAGTGAACACTACAATTCGAAATGGTCGAgctcaaataaataaaacatgaattagCTGCCTCGAcaggatttaaaaaaaaaaaatcaaagcaaaTGGTTACATGTTGCATTCAAAGATAGAAGTGCTGATTACTAGTTCATGTTTCTTTTTTATTGCATACTAAATGTTATAATATTTTCCACTGTTGGCAGGAAGATCCCATTGCGGAGCAAGATGAAGAGGTTGATGGGTTGTCTGAGAAAGTTGCCTATCTCCATTGCTGAAAAAATGGAGATAACATCACCCACAAGATTATTTTCCCCTTGCATTTTTAGATGTTTTCTTTGTTTTAGGTTCATAGTAACAGATAGTATAGACGTAGTTTAAATATTAACATCGATACGAAATATTTGCTATCCAATGTGTAAACTGGTTCTGAGTTCGAATGAAACTTTAAATAGAAACTAACATTGTTTTAACCATGAATAACAGTTAGTTTTATTACTTATACTTAATTAGTATCATGAAAATATGATCCAACAAAATCACAATGCATACCTAATACATACAAGTTTAATTCcaaacatgaataattatattaaaaagtaTATCCAAAATTTATTAACTTTATCAGTATCTACATATTTACATGATTTTTCAAAATCGAAACAAAAATCGGTAATTTTAATACTTGTACTCCCAAAATACTAAGGTATTATCAACGTTCAATTTTTCTGGCGATATCCGTGCTTTTGTGCGCACATCTTTCACGAAAATTTTTATGATAACCTTAAATTGATACGATCCGGGTGAAATGGATGAGCAAGGTTcggtgctccaccggatcaaatcaagaatttataatgttgtttaggaaaatgaacaaggtagatggcttccactgtgacctgcaaacaatgaaaagaactcgtgaatgggcgccggaggggtgtccgacgtgaccactccgatgcttaagtcagcagggttatCAAGGAAGAGAACTTGAATGATATGTATGAATGCTTGAGAATGAAGAGATTCTAGCCCCCTTAAATGACAACCATACCTGCTATTTGTAGGAGGGAAGGCTAGAGTTACCTTGATACGCGTGCTCACCTACTACTTGTACCCTCGAACGTTGACTGCCTGTCTGGTCCCTTTCTTCCCGATAGCTTCGTGGGTACTCCAAGAATAAGGGACGTTGACTGCATGTCTGGTCCCTTTCTTCCCGATAGCTTCGTGGGTACTCCAAGAATAAGGGACGTTGACTgcatgtccagtccctttcttctcAATATTTTCGGGGATACGTTCAGACTAAAGGACGTTGACTTCCCGCccagtccctttcttcccaataaTCTATAAGATCCTCTAAGGAAGTTATTCGGGTATTGAGCCCTCGGCTTTGACATGAGAACCTGGGTCCTAGTTAATCATCTCGGGTCATGTAGGAAATATCCGGCCCCTTGGTTCTCACAATGACCCGGGCCCTTTCAAGGGTATCATAAATAATACTCAAGGGCACTCCCAGCTACTTTGAATGGTTAACGCCAAGCTCTTTCCAACAACCAACTGAAATTCGAATAATCCCTTTGAAACACTTTGGAGAACAACACACAGCACAGTTCCTCTGGTTTCTTGAAGTGTCACTTTTATCATTTTTGCCTGGATAACGCAAGGGTCGTTTACCAGTAATCCCCACAATTACATTCTCCCCCATTGAAGTGATGGAATTGCGTAGGATCACGCAAGATTATCAATCTGCGTATGATCTTCGCCATCTGTTTGATAGCCGTATGGCAGTCCTCACAAACCCATAAGTTTAAAAACACGAACCGGTCTACCTTCGGGTATCTTAATAATCCATATGCAACAGCTAATTTTTCACTATGGTACTTGAGCATCTGCTGTTTCTCCTCTTCTTCTACATCATGTAGAACCAGTTTCGTGGTGGAGTTATAACCAACCAGTTTAATCTTCAAACTAGCTCTTCCAAGAAAGCAAGTATTTTATCACTCTCTGGATGAGCAAAATCTCCTACTAAAAATGTTTGAATCTTGTTCTGAACTTCAACCCAGCTGTACCCTGGTATTTTTTTAACGCCAGTATCCCACATTTTAAATCTCATTCTGTTAACATCGACCCATCTGCCCGAAGCTGCATATAAATTCGAAAGAAGAACATACATTCCAGCATTCCAAGGTTCCAACGCATATATGGttcgaagtttgaacacccctagtTCTGGATCGGTGTTTGCAGGAAAAGATGGGTTGAACTATAGCAAACTTACATAGTAATAATAGTGAACATATATATAGTATAGCCATAGGCTGGATCCATCTCTGGCTCAACGGGTGAGTtcatctcaacaatgctcacaAAGCTTGACATAATTTGTAGACATTATATCAAAActgttgaaataaaaatatataatcctTAAATCTATGAAATTTAAATTCTTGAACTTTGATTTCaatccattttttttattaaaataaaatctttGAAATCCACAATTTTATATTGTGAGTTCAattcttaaataaaatgcttcaaaccgaacACAACTCTAGCTAATTAgccatttttattttaagagcGGTGAGGACAAAACGTAACTGAAAAGCATTTTGAACATTAGCAATTTACCACAATGATTTCAAATACAGAAGAtaaatatttagcgacggtttatgtaAAACAGTCgcaattagcaacggttttcaAGACCGTCTGTAGTTTTATTTAATCCATAGCTAATATGCccacagtttttaaaaaccgtggTAATTTACCCACGGTTTCATTAAAACCATGGGCAAATTTAGCGACATAATTTGAAAAAAGCGTCGTTAGTTTTATGAATTCCATCGCTCATgcagcttttttttttttttttttttttttttgtagtgttaACCACCCAAAAAATAACGGAATCTGTGTAGGAAATTATCTAACACGCACGATGTATCACATAAAATGCACGATGAATCACATCATGAATATAAACGTAAATAGCAACGAGTCTCACATAAAATCTATGTATGAATTTTTCAATATACATTTTAGATGCAAATTATCACATAAAGCATACAATTAGTCACATGACAATAAACGTGAATTTCATCGTATAATTTAAAACACGCAATGAATAGTTACATGAGTAGCAACGAATCCCACGTAAAATCTATAAATCCAAAAACTATGTGcttataatataaaaaacattaatttcatatatttttcaaGTTCAAGTACTTGGGGTTGAAACCTATAcatgaaattttataatatCAATTTTACCTACAAGTGATGAATAGCATGGATACAAAACGTAAATATAAACAAATCTCATGTGAAATCTACAAAACTAAAAACTATTTATTCATGAAAATATAAATGTGAATAGCAACAAATCTCACTTGAAATCTACAAAATTAAAAACTACgtatttacacacacacacacaaaaacacATTTCATTTTATGACGTAAATCGAAATTGGATATCAAGTTTCAGCAGTACTGTAAAAACACATTTCGCTCTATATTATAAATCGAAATTGAATAGTACATTTTCAGCCCTGCGAAAGCCTGTCAAAACaaccaaccaaaaaaaaaatctaaaagaaactcTATGTACTGAAAACAAATTCAAACATGAGAATCAAAACTAACTCTGAAAGCACAAATGACTATAAAAACAAcattgatttcaaatattttttatatgttcAAGTAATTGGGGTAAAAACTTATGTAGGAAATTTTATAATATCCATTTTTATATGCAAATTATCAATGCATCACATAAATCATAAGAAAAATAGCTTGACAATAAActtgattattatttttctatCACATAAAACACGCGATAAATCGCGTTAATATAAACATGAGCGACAGCACTGCGAAATACTGAGTCATCCTATATAACGTTGAGCGAAAAATTGGATAGCGCACGGAATCAGCACCGCGAAAGAGTGCCAAAGAAAACAACCGGGAAAAAAGGTTAAATTCATGAGTAATACATGCAATTATGTGTTAAAAGACACTGATTATAAGTTCCATACATGCAGACGCATAAACATCTTGAacagttaattttttttaaaaaaaaaatcattaaaaggtCATATCTATTTAAACAAATAAAACCCATATGGAAATCTATCTATGACATAAAATACATCCAACTGTGTATGGAAATTAGTGTGCACAGTGGAGACTATGATTATACCAATTTAGAGgacaattattttaaaacaaaacccaaaaaaaaagaagaaaaaagtaAGTTGTGACGCCTGGCGAAGCAGCCTACAAAACATGGAAAGGGTGGTTTATGCAGTGAGGCGCAAGGTTTTCACACGTGGTGTGCTGCTTTTTACATCGCCCTGTGCATGTCCACCCAATCTCACAACTCTTCCCCTATAAATATCCATCCGGCCTGCCACTGcaacacaataaataaaataagctaCAGTGTACGTTTCTGGTGATTGAAAATGGCAACAAATGTTGATCCTCTGGTAGTTGGTAGGGTGATTGGCGATGTGGTTGACATGTTTGTGCCCACAGTGAacatgtctgtgtactatggAACCAAGCATGTCACTAATGGCTGCGATATCAAGCCCTCCATGGCCGCAGCACCACCCAGGGTCCTTATCTCTGGTCTTCCTACTGATCTCTACACTCTGGTACGTACCCATCCACACCAGCTAGTCCtctatttctttctttcttctttacatGTTGATCAGACCTTGTTTAATTTGCATGTCTTGTGTTTTCGACAAAAAATTGGTGAAAATTTGTATGCCGCTGCTAAATTTTTATGGGCTGTGTTGTTCGTGGCTAATCTTGTCCGGATTCGATGTAGACGTTAATGGGATGTGGCCGTGTTGCATGATGTGCAGGTGATGACAGATCCAGATGCTCCAAGTCCGAGTGAGCCTAGCATGAGGGAATGGATCCATTGGTAAATAATTGTTACATTGTCCCACTTATgagaaaatttcattttttgccAAACTTTTTCACGAGTTTGGTTTTATATACCGTCAAATTTTAACCCACGTCTTatcttttgttaaaaaaatttaatctttTTTCAAACGTGGCACTCATACAGAGTGTTGCATGACGTGTGCAGTGTCGATACTccaaatacaaaataaaaaatacaatcctaaaagaaataatataatattaaaactgaaatttgacaacataaaatatcaaaatcttAACCACTTGATTTAACTTGAAAATTATTATTCTTTTGGTTTTCATTAtcagtataattttttatacttttttttttgaaggatCGTGACGGACATTCCTGGCTGCACCAATGTCATTAGAGGTAAAATGATCTAGATATCTTGAAATTGATTAATTGGTTTCCTGTTGTCCAAACAAAGTCGTATATGTTGATAATTTAATtagataattaattaattaatacatgTTAATTAATGCATgtattaattattttggttctAATTTTGCATGCATTGACACAATGAATTTTGGAGAGATCGACCATGGAAGTGCGATGATGCATACGGCCTCACTCCCTTAATTTCATTAAAAGAATTATTGTACTAGTCGAAAATTTATTTGTTGGAATAAAACTGAGTGTCAGGGGTGTATATGATCTGAATTTAATTTTGTGTTAGATATTCTCGATTAGTGATTGGTGGTGGTGTGGTTTCAGGGAAGGAGGTGCTACCCTATGCAGGGCCACGGCCACCGGTGGGAATCCATCGGTACATACTGGTGCTCTTCCGGCAGAAAGTGGCGATGAGCGCATTGGAGCCGCCGGGTTGCCGCTCGCATTTCAATACGAGGGCCTTCGCGCATCACTTTGATCTGGGAATGCCTGTTGCCACCGTCTATTTCAATGCTCACAAAGAACCCGCCAACCGGAAGCGCTGAATTAGTTGATCTTGCAGATAGTTACCAAAAccctatatataaaaaatattgatgCTATTATTACATACAAGTTTAATAAAGAGTTGTAGTGTACTTATTGGAGGATCCTCCTGCATCAGTAAGAATCATGGATGCCCTAAATTAATGGCTTTTATTTCATGAAACATGTGTGTATCTTTTGTTTTggtcttaaaaattaaatatttttaaaaaaaattctgaacgaatgaaaaacgtaaaataatcatttttgaTTTATTTCTAAAAAGAAATATACTTTCTCAAAAATTATAGAAACATAAACCATGCAAATTCATATCGATGACATCGCTTGCTTCGTGTTGACTATTCCTTGATTATTCCATGGAAAAGACTGACAAGATCTGAATgcatgaaaatcataataaatatttagaaagaaaaaaataattacacTCTAGGATAGAAATTTAAGATACTTGTATTCTTAGATACTTCAGCTGTGCAATGCCTATGTTTTGGTAGCTTTCTGCTAATATTTTCCACTTTTGTGGTAAGAAGAGCTGAATGTGTAGAGTTTATACTTTCCTGTGATTCAACAATGGGGCCTAGGCTCTCAATCTCAGTAACCGGTTCATCAATAGCAACTGTCTGAACTTGTTCCAGTTTGCGTTTTTTGAACGGGTTGTTGTTCGGAATCTTTGAAG contains:
- the LOC140829304 gene encoding mitogen-activated protein kinase 9-like — its product is MEPHKKSVLEKDFFTEYGEASRYHVQEVIGKGSYGIVASAVDTYSGEKVAIKKINDVFEHVSDATRILREIKLLRLLRHPDIVVIKHVMLPPSRREFQDIYVIFELMESDLHQVIKANDDLTPEHYQFFLYQLLRGLKYIHAANVFHRDLKPKNILVNADCKLKICDFGLARVSFNDAPSAIFWTDYVATRWYRAPELCGSFFSKYTPAIDIWSIGCIFAEMINGKPLFPGKNVVHQLDLITDLLGSPPPESIARIRNEKARRYLKNMHKKQPVPFVEKFPNADPLALRVLERLVAFDPKDRPTAEEALADPYFCGLANADREPSTKPISKFEFEFERRKLTKDDVRELIYREILEYHPQMLQEYLRDGDQSSGFMYPSGVDRFKRQFAHLEEHSIKGGKSSHILRHHVSLPRERVPAPKDDASKENDGENQASASVSPTLHSPPTVNESEQNGPNKANYSVRSLLKSASISASKCIGVQGKRETEEDPIAEQDEEVDGLSEKVAYLHC
- the LOC140829964 gene encoding protein MOTHER of FT and TFL1-like, which produces MATNVDPLVVGRVIGDVVDMFVPTVNMSVYYGTKHVTNGCDIKPSMAAAPPRVLISGLPTDLYTLVMTDPDAPSPSEPSMREWIHWIVTDIPGCTNVIRGKEVLPYAGPRPPVGIHRYILVLFRQKVAMSALEPPGCRSHFNTRAFAHHFDLGMPVATVYFNAHKEPANRKR